From a single Myxosarcina sp. GI1 genomic region:
- a CDS encoding GUN4 domain-containing protein, with product MTQNYTQFSNSKIEQLKKKIANLEEKLLLVSGVYRYEALQNYLKQKNWLEADRETVRLILSIAGKEKLEDMRPEDIKHLDCSELQIIDRLWLTYSNNHFGFSIQAQIYRDLGGSEQTTIEQNSKLIEQWGDLLGWRKDGSWIECSNLEYSKNAAKGSLPGLWWNSPYGSKMTNYFLARLINCEI from the coding sequence ATGACTCAAAACTATACTCAATTCTCAAACAGTAAAATAGAACAGCTAAAGAAAAAGATAGCGAATCTTGAAGAAAAGCTGCTACTAGTTAGCGGCGTTTATCGCTATGAAGCTTTGCAAAACTATTTAAAGCAAAAAAATTGGCTAGAAGCAGATAGAGAAACAGTGCGGTTGATTTTGTCAATTGCTGGCAAGGAAAAATTAGAAGATATGCGTCCAGAGGATATCAAACACCTTGACTGTAGTGAGTTACAAATAATAGATCGATTGTGGCTAACTTACAGCAATAACCATTTTGGGTTTAGTATCCAGGCACAAATATATCGGGATTTGGGCGGTAGCGAACAAACTACTATCGAACAAAATAGCAAATTAATCGAACAATGGGGCGATCTCCTGGGATGGCGTAAGGATGGAAGCTGGATCGAATGCAGCAATTTGGAATACTCTAAGAATGCAGCCAAAGGAAGTCTTCCTGGACTTTGGTGGAATTCTCCCTACGGCTCTAAAATGACTAACTATTTCTTGGCTCGATTGATAAATTGTGAAATTTGA
- a CDS encoding nuclear transport factor 2 family protein: MIERQNLEQFRPVPVDEDALKTAMEAFHCLDCGAQTGEWDAFLELLHEELTWFAPVDGFQGLHHNKASIEKLFRHHASVTRTHWQLKNIVANGNEIGFESWTTGTMENKSYGNQLLMLFVIEEGKVKHIREYAGYHNGIGDFVGHGNPNDGADAYAYKGL, translated from the coding sequence ATGATCGAACGACAAAATTTAGAACAATTTCGTCCTGTTCCAGTAGACGAAGATGCTTTGAAAACAGCAATGGAAGCTTTTCATTGTCTAGATTGTGGAGCACAAACGGGAGAGTGGGATGCTTTTTTGGAACTGTTACACGAAGAACTTACCTGGTTTGCTCCCGTCGATGGATTTCAAGGACTTCATCACAATAAAGCCTCGATAGAAAAACTTTTTAGACACCATGCCTCGGTGACTCGAACCCATTGGCAGCTTAAAAATATAGTTGCTAACGGTAATGAAATTGGATTTGAATCTTGGACTACTGGAACAATGGAAAATAAGTCATACGGAAACCAACTATTAATGCTGTTTGTAATTGAGGAAGGTAAAGTCAAACACATTCGCGAATATGCTGGTTATCACAATGGAATTGGCGATTTTGTAGGTCACGGAAATCCCAATGACGGTGCTGATGCGTATGCTTACAAAGGACTTTAG
- a CDS encoding response regulator transcription factor: MSKYFTMRILVVNEDKYLINLLSQALTKQFHVIDMVKDIGTSWHYLQSKKYELILLNFFMPQQKYINFCTKARSLGYVIPIILITAKDTIHAGIQGLDAGADDYITKPINLNELNARIRAISRRQNFVSNTTININELVLNTINCQVSYQEKPLKLTPKEYSLLELFVRNPKRVYSRSQILDLVWTLDSSPSEDCVKTHIQGIRKKLQKVGAIDWIKNIYGVGYILDPNQVSKIQDIDTKQLVHECMSVL, encoded by the coding sequence ATGTCTAAATATTTTACTATGCGAATCTTAGTAGTTAACGAAGACAAATATCTAATAAATTTACTTAGTCAAGCCTTGACAAAACAATTTCATGTAATAGACATGGTAAAAGATATTGGCACAAGTTGGCATTATCTTCAAAGCAAAAAATACGAACTAATTTTATTAAATTTTTTTATGCCCCAACAGAAGTATATAAACTTTTGTACTAAAGCACGGTCGCTTGGCTATGTAATTCCTATTATTTTAATCACAGCCAAAGATACTATTCATGCTGGAATTCAAGGATTGGATGCGGGTGCCGACGATTATATTACAAAACCAATAAATCTTAATGAACTCAATGCACGAATTAGAGCTATATCTCGAAGACAAAACTTTGTTTCTAACACAACTATAAACATTAACGAACTGGTGCTTAATACCATTAATTGTCAAGTCAGCTATCAAGAAAAGCCTCTTAAACTTACCCCAAAAGAATACAGTCTTTTAGAACTGTTTGTCCGCAACCCCAAAAGAGTGTACAGTCGCTCACAAATATTAGATTTAGTCTGGACATTAGATAGTTCACCTTCAGAAGATTGTGTTAAAACTCATATTCAAGGAATACGTAAAAAACTACAAAAAGTAGGAGCAATCGACTGGATAAAAAATATATATGGAGTTGGTTATATTCTCGACCCAAATCAAGTTTCTAAGATTCAAGACATTGACACAAAACAATTAGTACACGAGTGCATGTCTGTTTTGTAA
- a CDS encoding VOC family protein, translating to MMYEIQNHFKTELENSKQKTIKYYFAYTRLLVNNYENSLQFYQDMLGLKVIFKSDIDRYAELTKGKTKLILMCNSKVKEYFGNQTEVSFGTRNDAIAIGFEVRDVDAACKNLEKNQIEIVSKPWNILDWGIKIALVRDPEGNLIELIQPTQMIWTG from the coding sequence ATGATGTACGAAATTCAAAATCATTTTAAAACAGAATTAGAAAACTCTAAACAAAAAACTATAAAATATTATTTTGCTTATACCAGACTATTAGTAAACAACTATGAAAATAGTTTACAGTTTTATCAAGATATGTTAGGGCTAAAAGTTATTTTTAAATCTGATATAGATCGCTATGCTGAATTAACTAAAGGTAAAACAAAATTAATTTTGATGTGTAACAGCAAAGTCAAAGAATATTTTGGAAATCAAACTGAAGTGTCTTTTGGGACTAGAAATGATGCAATAGCTATCGGCTTTGAAGTTCGAGACGTTGATGCAGCTTGTAAAAATCTCGAAAAAAATCAGATTGAAATTGTTAGTAAACCCTGGAACATACTCGATTGGGGCATTAAAATTGCTTTAGTGCGCGATCCTGAAGGTAATTTAATCGAACTAATTCAACCTACCCAAATGATTTGGACTGGATAG
- a CDS encoding Hsp20/alpha crystallin family protein, translating into MTENNKTWCPAIEFNETNRELIIKAEVPGVNIKHLNIHAEPESISISGMHDRHQTVDEKELIPSQLHYGQLNCNIPLPVKIQVEKVNAELIDGVLTITMPKSSVAIESTF; encoded by the coding sequence ATGACAGAAAATAACAAAACTTGGTGTCCCGCTATTGAGTTTAACGAAACTAATCGGGAATTGATTATTAAAGCAGAAGTTCCAGGAGTTAACATTAAACATTTGAACATTCATGCCGAACCAGAATCTATATCGATTTCTGGAATGCACGATCGCCATCAAACAGTAGATGAAAAAGAGCTAATTCCTTCTCAACTTCATTACGGACAGCTTAATTGTAATATACCCCTGCCAGTAAAAATTCAAGTAGAAAAAGTCAATGCCGAACTTATTGACGGAGTTTTAACTATAACTATGCCCAAAAGTAGTGTGGCTATTGAGTCTACTTTTTAA
- a CDS encoding MBL fold metallo-hydrolase, translating into MKKYFLVSIAFLMTQAIALAANDPTVKITPLGSHDGEFCGLDRALILEDPNGTRLVYDVGRTVAGAGDERLGEIDVVLLSHVHGDHLGDRTISEVNGGECGEPDVNQNATPNSNTVDIALEKNARIVVGSEMNGFLGNKVETNGSDPESVQLVRFGASVEVDGVKITTVPAVHSNGLSGEFIEGELGENLSAAGLTAYVGPPTGYILTFTNGLVVYLSGDTGVTAEQETVVRDQYGAELVVINIGDTFTTGPQEAAYVVNELIEPTSVIASHANEAATEGGKVIPGTKTDKFIQATEMPVYVPLSGRTMEFDGSGKCVAGC; encoded by the coding sequence ATGAAAAAATACTTTTTAGTATCGATCGCCTTTTTAATGACTCAAGCGATCGCTCTAGCTGCTAACGATCCGACCGTAAAAATTACACCATTGGGCAGTCATGATGGCGAGTTTTGTGGATTAGACCGCGCCCTGATATTAGAAGACCCTAACGGTACGCGCCTGGTTTACGATGTGGGAAGAACTGTTGCTGGGGCTGGAGACGAACGTTTGGGCGAGATTGATGTCGTACTTTTGAGTCACGTTCATGGAGATCATCTAGGCGATCGCACTATTTCGGAAGTCAATGGTGGTGAATGTGGCGAACCAGATGTCAATCAGAATGCCACTCCTAACTCAAACACCGTCGATATAGCTCTAGAAAAGAACGCTCGGATTGTAGTTGGTAGCGAAATGAATGGTTTTCTGGGCAATAAAGTTGAAACTAATGGGAGCGACCCCGAATCAGTACAGTTAGTTCGGTTTGGTGCTTCTGTTGAAGTAGACGGGGTAAAGATTACTACTGTACCAGCAGTTCATTCTAATGGCTTGAGTGGAGAATTTATTGAAGGTGAACTAGGAGAAAATCTTTCTGCTGCTGGTCTGACAGCTTATGTAGGTCCTCCTACTGGTTATATACTTACTTTTACTAATGGATTGGTAGTTTATTTATCGGGAGATACGGGAGTAACAGCAGAACAAGAAACAGTAGTACGCGACCAATACGGTGCTGAGTTGGTGGTAATTAATATTGGAGATACTTTTACTACTGGTCCACAAGAAGCAGCTTATGTAGTCAATGAATTAATCGAACCAACTTCAGTCATAGCCTCTCATGCTAACGAAGCTGCTACAGAAGGAGGAAAGGTTATTCCTGGTACGAAGACAGACAAATTTATTCAAGCAACCGAGATGCCAGTATATGTTCCCTTGAGCGGACGAACAATGGAGTTTGACGGCTCTGGAAAGTGCGTTGCTGGTTGTTGA
- a CDS encoding DUF3102 domain-containing protein — protein sequence MSKINIKNFNYTDLEPETTQFIHQQTAEIKALLKKTAQSIVEIGQKLTEVKQRIGHGKFGLWLNTEFNWSVSAANKFMQVSKEFKFINFTNLEIAPSALYKLAAPSAPAAARKEAIMRAETGEYVTYTIAKKLIQKHKSSSKAAVTSSEIKFETKTIGTHLLASTKFVDKKCSQAGQIFDSASLNNSCTSAKTSSIEIDSIVLQKVTSVTSSLELLVKNGDLWQLGNKHLLFCGEPRSQVFQKLIPAEISLSIAFPPRRSNWQHSSHFGAKTAFSLFTVYQDQDLNLLKQTFKQLLLLYTSEDDAVVFSYLADPELFTISHQLNCCCYIAEPNALLCSAAIAIWQNKTQKLAKHISCL from the coding sequence ATGTCAAAAATTAATATTAAAAACTTTAACTATACCGATCTAGAGCCAGAAACTACTCAATTTATCCATCAACAAACTGCTGAAATTAAAGCATTATTAAAAAAAACAGCGCAGAGTATAGTTGAGATCGGTCAAAAACTAACGGAAGTCAAACAAAGAATCGGTCATGGTAAATTTGGCTTGTGGCTAAATACAGAGTTTAACTGGAGTGTATCTGCTGCTAATAAATTTATGCAAGTTAGCAAAGAATTCAAATTCATAAATTTTACGAATTTGGAAATTGCTCCGTCGGCTTTATACAAATTAGCCGCACCCTCTGCTCCAGCGGCAGCTAGAAAAGAAGCTATTATGAGAGCCGAAACAGGAGAATATGTTACTTATACTATTGCTAAAAAACTAATTCAAAAACACAAGTCTTCATCAAAGGCAGCAGTCACTTCATCAGAAATTAAATTTGAGACGAAAACTATTGGCACTCATCTACTTGCAAGTACCAAGTTCGTTGACAAAAAGTGTTCTCAAGCGGGGCAAATTTTTGATTCAGCTTCTTTAAACAATTCCTGTACTTCAGCTAAAACTTCTAGTATAGAAATTGATAGCATTGTTCTTCAAAAAGTAACTTCTGTAACATCTTCTTTAGAACTACTAGTAAAAAATGGCGATTTATGGCAACTAGGTAATAAACATCTATTGTTTTGTGGTGAACCTCGTTCCCAAGTGTTTCAAAAACTTATCCCTGCTGAAATTTCATTATCAATAGCTTTTCCGCCAAGACGCAGTAATTGGCAGCACTCATCACATTTTGGTGCTAAGACCGCCTTTTCTTTATTTACTGTCTATCAAGATCAAGATCTCAATTTGTTAAAACAAACTTTCAAACAACTATTGCTATTGTATACTTCCGAAGATGACGCTGTGGTTTTTTCCTATCTTGCAGATCCAGAACTATTTACAATTAGTCACCAATTAAACTGTTGCTGTTATATTGCCGAACCTAATGCTCTCTTATGTAGTGCAGCTATTGCTATATGGCAAAACAAAACTCAAAAACTAGCAAAACACATTAGTTGTTTATAA
- a CDS encoding glycosyltransferase, with the protein MTKMLPEVRFVNEPIKTNSPLVSVIIANYNYANFLRQAIDSVFEQTYQNLELIVVDDGSTDRSREIIESYGDRLIAIFQKNSGQGAAFNTAIAKAKGDLVCFLDADDYFYRDKLAKVVAAFNQHPEWVQISHGRTSIDLQGNPIGTGYHRHNRGDVSGLLLQWGKYAWSITSGLAYRRQTLMQILPIPTKRKEAADAYITAAVPFYGEVGSIDEPLMFYRMHGNNLQAYNDNVEFLLQQKEAIASYINDTAAKLGLRDRFDLQKDVDHRSLKAIQQGGVSLKESLAIIGLSIRESIAIGRSPKDTIERTLRRGICALFPQQGKIVLRLGLRGYLRSKTRSGQRAYSSN; encoded by the coding sequence ATGACAAAAATGCTCCCTGAAGTTCGGTTTGTAAACGAGCCAATAAAAACCAATAGTCCTTTAGTCAGCGTTATTATTGCTAACTATAATTATGCTAATTTTCTGCGTCAGGCGATCGATAGTGTGTTCGAGCAAACATATCAAAACCTCGAACTAATTGTTGTCGATGACGGTTCGACCGATCGCTCTAGAGAAATTATCGAATCTTATGGCGATCGCCTAATTGCTATCTTCCAAAAAAATTCAGGACAGGGAGCAGCCTTTAATACTGCAATAGCAAAAGCTAAAGGCGATTTGGTTTGTTTTTTAGATGCTGACGACTACTTTTATCGAGATAAACTCGCCAAGGTAGTAGCTGCATTTAACCAACATCCTGAATGGGTGCAAATCTCTCACGGCAGAACTTCAATCGATCTTCAAGGTAATCCCATCGGTACGGGTTATCACCGACATAATCGCGGAGATGTAAGTGGCTTATTGTTGCAGTGGGGTAAGTATGCCTGGTCGATTACCTCTGGGTTGGCTTACCGCCGTCAAACGCTAATGCAAATTCTGCCCATTCCAACCAAAAGAAAAGAGGCAGCAGACGCATATATAACTGCTGCAGTTCCCTTTTATGGAGAAGTCGGCAGCATTGACGAACCGTTAATGTTTTATCGCATGCACGGCAATAACTTACAGGCATACAATGACAATGTTGAATTTTTACTTCAACAAAAAGAAGCCATTGCCTCATATATCAACGATACTGCTGCCAAATTGGGTTTGCGCGATCGCTTCGACCTACAAAAAGATGTAGACCATCGTAGCTTAAAAGCCATTCAACAAGGTGGAGTTTCTCTTAAAGAATCTCTGGCAATTATCGGACTTTCTATACGAGAGAGTATCGCGATCGGACGCAGTCCTAAAGATACGATTGAAAGAACATTAAGACGCGGCATCTGTGCGTTGTTTCCCCAACAGGGAAAAATCGTGCTGCGTTTGGGTTTGCGCGGTTATCTCCGCTCTAAAACCCGATCGGGGCAACGAGCTTATTCTTCTAATTAA
- a CDS encoding tyrosine-protein kinase domain-containing protein — MNHTVAVMRKHWLPLLGLNAALVGATVFAATVLVGRTFTPTWTAEAKLNIPSSGGNLSADLGPLGNLNDSGLSFSKEVNPLQIQAAIIGSDKVIERVLEEDSERYLYPKERLNAYKNLFEVEPQPQSTTLTVTAQGSQPELALERANNIIDSYQQRLQELRQQDASTRENTKELETARQDLIEAQTQLAQFRQSTGIVDSDVQAQELINSLSELKTRRSLVKAQADASQTKARVTSSNLGISSQTAVDSLRLAGNTEYQQVRESLSQLEVELSNARGQFKEGSPQIKALLQRRAELRQQLQQTINTAVPNAGRGNIDYTLGTNGSDNRLNMIAELLAAETAAKQLQQESTEINSQIANRTQELNNISQNKARLAELQRKYEIAEGVYKGIIAQTNRAKIDNFNSYPNVQLIDGPALDPEPTDPNYKLIALGGLLASAFGSLGLLMFLESRDPLLSLKDLQLVKYPVLVSISQHQTNLLENIEYSWTLDSVAELEFQKLASAFSFLNLENRRVAISSAAPGEGKTTVTIGLALALVKLGFKVLVVDGDIHRATLSERLQISQQKAIESEDGQSNLATSSLATIVPGLDALAAPAIARDSICKYFVQGDFERQVDALQKTGNYDYVLVDSAPVNAASEMATISSVIRNFLFVVQPGRSGRYSVMSSLEQLRQYNAQIAGLVVNGIESRPTNYYYYGIKQPLLEAQT, encoded by the coding sequence ATGAATCACACAGTTGCAGTCATGCGCAAACATTGGTTGCCATTACTAGGTTTAAACGCTGCGCTAGTTGGTGCTACAGTCTTCGCAGCAACCGTATTAGTCGGTCGCACCTTTACTCCTACCTGGACGGCAGAAGCTAAATTAAACATTCCTTCTTCAGGAGGTAATCTCAGTGCAGATTTAGGTCCACTAGGGAATTTAAACGATAGCGGACTTAGCTTTTCTAAAGAAGTCAATCCCCTACAAATTCAAGCGGCAATTATTGGCAGTGACAAAGTAATCGAACGAGTTCTAGAAGAAGATAGCGAACGCTATCTCTACCCTAAAGAGAGATTGAATGCCTACAAAAACTTATTTGAAGTAGAACCCCAACCACAATCGACAACTCTTACAGTTACAGCACAAGGTTCTCAACCAGAACTAGCACTAGAGAGAGCCAATAATATTATTGACTCCTATCAACAGCGTTTGCAGGAACTACGCCAGCAAGATGCCTCGACTAGAGAAAATACCAAAGAGCTTGAAACTGCTCGCCAAGACTTAATTGAGGCACAAACCCAACTAGCACAATTTCGTCAGTCTACTGGAATTGTTGATAGCGATGTTCAAGCTCAAGAACTGATTAATTCTCTTAGCGAACTAAAAACCAGACGCTCGTTAGTCAAAGCTCAAGCTGATGCCAGCCAAACTAAAGCTAGAGTAACCTCTTCCAATTTAGGAATAAGTTCGCAAACTGCGGTTGACTCTCTAAGATTGGCAGGAAATACAGAATATCAGCAGGTTAGAGAAAGTTTATCCCAGTTAGAAGTAGAACTATCTAATGCTAGAGGACAATTTAAAGAAGGAAGCCCTCAAATAAAAGCTTTACTTCAACGCCGAGCCGAACTGCGCCAACAACTACAACAGACTATTAATACAGCAGTTCCCAATGCAGGTAGAGGGAACATCGATTATACTCTGGGTACTAATGGTTCCGACAATCGCCTTAATATGATTGCCGAGTTGCTAGCAGCCGAAACAGCAGCCAAACAGTTACAGCAGGAAAGTACTGAAATTAACTCGCAAATAGCTAACCGTACCCAAGAACTAAATAACATTTCTCAAAATAAAGCTCGACTAGCAGAGCTACAGCGCAAATACGAGATTGCTGAAGGGGTCTATAAAGGAATCATCGCTCAAACTAATAGAGCAAAAATCGACAACTTTAACAGCTATCCCAACGTTCAGTTAATCGATGGTCCTGCTCTCGATCCCGAACCTACAGACCCAAACTACAAGCTTATTGCTTTAGGTGGACTGCTAGCATCTGCTTTTGGCAGCCTTGGTTTGTTGATGTTCTTAGAATCTCGCGATCCTCTATTAAGTCTCAAAGACCTCCAGTTAGTAAAATATCCCGTATTGGTAAGTATTTCGCAACATCAAACCAATCTGCTTGAAAATATCGAATATAGTTGGACTTTAGACAGCGTAGCCGAACTTGAGTTTCAAAAACTTGCTTCGGCTTTTAGCTTTCTAAATCTAGAAAACCGTCGAGTTGCCATTTCCAGTGCTGCACCAGGGGAAGGTAAAACCACCGTCACTATAGGATTGGCACTGGCATTAGTCAAGCTTGGTTTTAAAGTACTAGTGGTGGATGGAGATATACATCGAGCCACATTGAGCGAACGGTTGCAAATCTCTCAACAAAAAGCGATAGAAAGTGAAGACGGACAATCTAACTTAGCTACTTCTAGCCTGGCTACTATCGTTCCAGGTCTCGATGCTCTTGCCGCACCCGCAATTGCCAGAGATTCAATTTGTAAATATTTTGTGCAGGGAGACTTTGAAAGACAGGTAGATGCTCTACAGAAGACTGGTAACTACGATTACGTCTTGGTAGACAGCGCGCCAGTCAATGCTGCTAGCGAAATGGCGACAATCAGTTCGGTAATTCGCAATTTCTTGTTTGTCGTTCAACCAGGAAGAAGCGGACGCTATTCTGTAATGAGCAGTCTCGAACAACTAAGACAATATAACGCTCAGATTGCAGGGCTGGTAGTCAATGGCATAGAATCTCGCCCGACAAACTACTATTACTACGGCATTAAGCAACCTTTGTTAGAGGCGCAAACTTAA
- a CDS encoding O-antigen ligase family protein, which translates to MTQILLSNSPLNTQKERLFSGIWLRWSILTLAEKVICLNIVLFPVWWYVGLANYMPLFLLLGVVAYDWRQYGELNWKRPGWAAICLFAFYVYGFVDDFLLYNDAYFSINVSSGTGVSLNSVIKSTFGFAFPLLIWYIQGKNLKVRLEVVAWAVSVSVVQMLLIWLAVLIFPTLIASSPRTLYAILTGKSGFDEGDSVDGWSNYLVIFYEGRFRFFFAHNQICAAFLGFVGLIALELKNRLWSLSLIGVAIFLLSLTATRSTWLAFPVVLLIYFMLVFARKGNTWLLLSILAIVSFITLSLFPVTNSIANYSTNLAEGVANARAGSTEIRGLVYQETLERIPDKPIFGHKVQGPPAVQGNAVFYVQESQIRVGTHSYILGDLLYQQGLLGLGLFLAAWVMLLKWFYQTSKNRPVSWFPILMFFFLQCFVTSLSPISMNTLLLMMIYRSQQKPVREVYYYG; encoded by the coding sequence ATGACGCAAATTTTATTATCAAATTCACCTTTAAATACTCAAAAAGAGCGGCTTTTTTCGGGCATTTGGCTGCGATGGAGTATTTTAACACTAGCAGAGAAAGTAATCTGTCTGAATATAGTGCTGTTTCCTGTTTGGTGGTATGTAGGACTTGCTAACTACATGCCGCTATTTCTCTTACTAGGTGTTGTTGCTTATGACTGGCGGCAATACGGAGAACTAAACTGGAAACGCCCTGGTTGGGCGGCAATTTGCTTATTTGCTTTTTATGTCTATGGTTTTGTAGACGATTTTTTGCTCTATAACGATGCCTACTTTTCTATCAATGTATCATCGGGAACTGGGGTCAGTCTAAATAGTGTAATTAAATCGACCTTTGGTTTTGCTTTTCCCCTATTGATTTGGTATATCCAAGGCAAAAATTTAAAAGTTCGACTGGAGGTAGTTGCCTGGGCTGTATCGGTTAGCGTCGTGCAGATGCTGTTAATTTGGCTAGCGGTTCTAATATTTCCCACACTTATTGCCAGTTCACCCCGAACTCTTTATGCCATATTGACAGGCAAGAGCGGTTTTGACGAGGGAGATAGTGTCGATGGTTGGAGCAACTATTTAGTAATTTTTTACGAAGGTCGGTTTAGATTTTTCTTTGCCCACAATCAAATTTGTGCTGCTTTCCTGGGTTTTGTAGGTTTAATTGCTCTAGAACTCAAAAATCGCTTGTGGTCGCTGTCACTTATCGGAGTGGCGATTTTTCTGCTTAGTTTGACAGCTACCCGTTCTACCTGGCTAGCATTTCCTGTAGTATTGCTAATTTACTTTATGTTGGTTTTTGCTCGCAAAGGAAACACTTGGCTATTGTTGTCTATCTTGGCAATAGTTAGTTTTATTACTCTATCTCTATTTCCAGTTACCAACTCAATTGCCAATTATTCTACAAATTTAGCAGAAGGTGTAGCTAACGCTCGCGCTGGTTCTACCGAAATTCGTGGCTTGGTCTACCAAGAAACTTTAGAAAGGATTCCCGATAAGCCAATTTTCGGTCATAAAGTTCAAGGTCCGCCAGCGGTACAAGGAAATGCCGTCTTTTACGTACAGGAGAGTCAAATTCGGGTTGGTACCCATAGCTATATTTTAGGCGACCTCCTCTATCAACAAGGTCTACTCGGTCTGGGACTATTTTTAGCTGCTTGGGTGATGCTGCTGAAATGGTTTTACCAAACGTCAAAAAATCGACCCGTATCCTGGTTTCCCATACTAATGTTCTTTTTTTTACAGTGCTTTGTTACCAGTTTGAGTCCGATTAGTATGAATACTTTATTACTTATGATGATTTATCGCTCCCAACAGAAGCCCGTTAGAGAGGTGTATTATTATGGATAA
- a CDS encoding glycosyltransferase family 4 protein, whose amino-acid sequence MDKLIVLPGSCGLGGTTVSLSMMVRGFEKLGSSDRLCLLVRSGSLLEQYLRQTVRGDCLQVIPGENGQQFFNMAFKWIAQQPPGSPLLLENCTARELLSSIALATPQLRLSRRPVYHLFRDLARSYNPLGNTFRKLIFTGLAPEAICNSRFTAENIDCLPAGVRHILHPAVDTEKFNHLPSDDPPPINLQPILATGARIILTPSRISEPDNFNDKNLRGLIPMLARLKASGGRYHGVVIGPDYSPGQSRTQVLLQEAQRLGVADRFTILPPTFAIEEYYKCADAVVTLAPREPFGRTVVEAIACGIPVIGSNTGGIGEILQNFAPEWTVDSNDPIAAAEAVLRLQADCDRTNRLLELGNNWVVAQCNSVEYAKKLMDIVGFDAPTKLPETALVQPLDSTN is encoded by the coding sequence ATGGATAAACTTATAGTCCTGCCAGGAAGTTGTGGGTTGGGAGGCACGACTGTCTCTCTCTCAATGATGGTTAGGGGTTTTGAAAAGTTAGGTTCTTCGGATCGACTGTGTCTTTTGGTTAGATCTGGTTCTCTTTTAGAACAGTATCTCCGTCAGACGGTTCGAGGAGATTGTCTGCAAGTAATTCCAGGAGAAAACGGACAACAGTTTTTTAACATGGCATTTAAATGGATTGCCCAACAACCACCAGGTTCTCCCCTGCTGTTGGAAAATTGTACCGCTCGTGAGTTGCTATCAAGCATTGCCCTGGCTACACCCCAACTTCGATTGAGTAGGCGACCTGTCTACCATTTATTTAGAGACTTGGCGCGTTCTTATAATCCTTTAGGAAACACGTTTAGAAAGTTGATTTTTACTGGACTTGCTCCCGAAGCCATTTGCAATTCTCGATTTACTGCCGAAAACATTGACTGTTTACCTGCTGGGGTTCGACATATCCTTCATCCTGCGGTGGATACAGAGAAATTTAATCATCTTCCCTCTGACGATCCCCCGCCTATTAATTTGCAACCGATTCTGGCTACGGGAGCGCGGATTATCTTAACTCCCTCGCGAATTAGCGAACCAGATAATTTTAACGACAAAAATTTGCGGGGGTTAATTCCCATGCTCGCTCGTCTCAAAGCTTCTGGCGGTCGCTATCACGGAGTTGTAATTGGTCCAGACTATTCTCCAGGTCAATCGAGAACTCAGGTTTTACTTCAAGAAGCCCAACGCTTGGGAGTAGCAGACCGCTTTACAATTTTGCCCCCAACTTTTGCGATCGAAGAATACTATAAATGTGCCGATGCGGTAGTTACCCTGGCTCCTAGAGAACCTTTCGGTCGTACGGTAGTAGAAGCGATCGCCTGTGGAATACCAGTAATTGGCAGCAACACTGGCGGTATTGGCGAGATTTTACAAAATTTTGCCCCAGAGTGGACTGTTGACTCTAACGATCCCATAGCCGCAGCAGAGGCAGTTTTAAGACTTCAGGCAGACTGCGATCGCACCAATCGCCTGTTAGAACTAGGCAACAACTGGGTTGTTGCCCAGTGCAATTCCGTCGAGTACGCCAAAAAACTTATGGATATTGTCGGATTCGACGCGCCCACTAAACTGCCAGAAACTGCGCTAGTTCAGCCACTCGACAGTACAAACTAA